One genomic window of Methanosarcina acetivorans C2A includes the following:
- a CDS encoding histone deacetylase family protein, with amino-acid sequence MKLGLGRIKDALKGGAEKNAGTEKKELKEETIKPDRVEEAAMKTKTSEHKSEDLLNNELENEPEKETKDKSKIKSENELKIEPEKEQENKPMVPADRSGAKKTGLIFFPAFDWAISPTHPEREERLLYTRDQIFEEGLMDLPQIAEYKPRLAAFRDIARVHFCVPDIKAQATTPHLIASGSCLVLADALMREEVKNAFALVRPPGHHAMAVSHGNRGFCNINNEAILVEYLRKKYGIRRIAIVDTDVHHGDGTQEIFYNDPDVLFISFHQDGRTIFPGSGFTYELGGPKALGRTINIPLPPGTPDEGIHYVLDTLVLPILRDFKPELVLNSAGQDNHYTDPLANMRFSTQGYAKLNEKLAPDMAVLEGGYAIQSALPYVNTGIILAMAGLDYSCVKEPDFKPGMFVQAARDRRVLEEVVATQLENWKNRDRLVAAEVAKHGDFYRRKKQIFYDTDMIQEFQEETVRMCPDCQGYVTIDSQAHRSINDTRIFGVSVPIYACDRCQAEAREEYRRRLNYPEYEYVYLQDKKADEYKEYNRRTKQETSY; translated from the coding sequence ATGAAACTCGGGCTTGGAAGAATTAAGGATGCCCTCAAAGGCGGAGCAGAAAAAAATGCCGGGACAGAGAAAAAAGAACTAAAAGAAGAGACCATTAAGCCTGATAGAGTAGAGGAAGCTGCGATGAAAACAAAAACTTCAGAGCATAAATCTGAAGATTTATTGAATAATGAACTGGAAAATGAACCGGAAAAAGAAACGAAAGACAAATCAAAAATAAAATCTGAAAACGAATTGAAGATTGAGCCTGAGAAAGAACAGGAAAATAAGCCCATGGTTCCGGCAGACCGGTCAGGAGCAAAAAAGACAGGCCTTATTTTCTTCCCGGCTTTTGACTGGGCAATTTCTCCAACCCATCCGGAAAGAGAGGAACGTCTCCTCTATACGCGGGATCAGATCTTTGAAGAAGGACTTATGGATCTCCCGCAAATTGCGGAGTACAAGCCCCGCCTTGCAGCTTTCAGGGACATTGCAAGGGTGCATTTCTGTGTTCCTGATATAAAAGCCCAGGCTACAACCCCTCACCTGATTGCATCAGGCAGCTGCCTGGTCCTTGCTGATGCGCTCATGCGGGAAGAAGTAAAAAATGCTTTTGCCCTTGTCCGCCCTCCAGGGCACCATGCAATGGCAGTATCCCATGGAAACCGCGGCTTTTGCAATATCAATAATGAAGCAATCCTTGTCGAGTACCTGAGAAAGAAGTATGGAATCCGCAGAATCGCAATCGTGGACACGGATGTCCACCACGGGGACGGGACGCAGGAGATTTTTTACAACGACCCTGACGTGCTTTTTATCTCCTTCCACCAGGACGGAAGGACGATATTTCCGGGGTCGGGTTTCACATATGAATTGGGAGGCCCTAAAGCCCTTGGAAGGACAATCAATATTCCTCTACCTCCCGGGACACCTGATGAGGGCATCCACTATGTACTCGATACCCTGGTGCTGCCCATTCTCAGAGACTTTAAGCCCGAACTCGTCCTCAATTCTGCAGGGCAGGACAACCATTATACAGACCCGCTTGCAAACATGCGCTTTTCCACACAGGGCTATGCAAAATTGAATGAGAAACTTGCCCCTGACATGGCAGTGCTTGAAGGAGGCTATGCTATCCAGAGCGCGCTGCCCTATGTGAATACAGGAATAATTCTTGCTATGGCCGGGCTTGACTATTCCTGTGTAAAGGAACCTGACTTCAAGCCCGGAATGTTTGTCCAGGCTGCAAGGGACAGGCGGGTCCTGGAAGAAGTTGTTGCAACCCAGCTTGAAAACTGGAAAAACAGGGATAGGCTTGTAGCGGCGGAGGTGGCAAAACACGGAGACTTCTACCGTCGGAAAAAACAGATCTTCTACGACACCGATATGATACAGGAATTCCAGGAGGAAACTGTCAGGATGTGCCCTGACTGCCAGGGTTATGTGACCATAGACTCCCAGGCTCACAGGAGCATAAACGATACCAGAATATTCGGGGTTTCGGTCCCAATTTACGCCTGTGACCGCTGCCAGGCTGAAGCCAGAGAAGAGTACAGAAGAAGGCTCAATTATCCCGAGTACGAATACGTCTACCTTCAGGATAAAAAAGCGGATGAATATAAAGAATACAATAGAAGGACAAAACAGGAAACCTCATATTGA
- a CDS encoding hydantoinase/oxoprolinase family protein: MLIGIDVGGTTTDAVLIRNGEVYSTAKVSTERGNLLKSLLRALDDVSRGVSPEELERVVFSTTVITNLIAEGKTDRVALLLIPGPGVNPESYIFPDSFYLKGAMDYRGREIQHLDEDDVRETVSRIMEQGFSRVAVVSKFGQRNPAHEFRIKEILREMHPGCKVELGHKVSGKLNFPRRIATSMLASATGERYREFVAEIKKALEERKIRAPVYILKADGGTLPIEKSIEFPVETIFSGPAASTIGALALTPEGHTSVVVDIGGTTTDLALILSGKPLVASKGAKLGNFLTHVRAFAVRSIAVGGDSIVRVRETDRGTKITIGPERAGPAYCMGGKEPTPTDALRVLGLVEVGDPERAKEAIASVASSLGKPGTETASLIVDITAGMIEKAVREMFLEWEQEPAYRIWEVLQKKKERPENVVGIGGGAKGLISAVAEKLNAKPIIPRHSEVGNAIGAAVARPTLTLNLRIDTQLKVYSVAEDGEIVSLNSTDIGNFNKMRSEEAEALAKELLRDRAKRFGISEYADEAEISNSEVFNVVEGWFTAGRLFDVSMQIPAGLIPEWRREKV, translated from the coding sequence ATGCTTATAGGAATTGATGTAGGAGGCACCACCACGGATGCGGTGCTTATCCGGAACGGAGAAGTATACAGTACAGCCAAAGTTTCAACCGAGCGGGGGAACCTGCTGAAGTCTCTGCTCAGGGCTCTTGATGATGTCAGTAGAGGAGTTTCCCCTGAAGAGCTCGAAAGGGTGGTTTTCAGTACAACAGTAATCACAAATCTTATTGCAGAGGGCAAAACTGACCGCGTGGCTCTGTTGCTCATTCCGGGTCCGGGGGTTAACCCTGAAAGTTATATTTTTCCGGATAGTTTCTACCTTAAAGGGGCTATGGATTACAGGGGAAGGGAAATCCAACATCTTGACGAAGATGATGTTCGGGAAACGGTGAGCCGAATCATGGAACAGGGATTTTCCAGAGTTGCCGTGGTAAGCAAGTTCGGGCAGAGAAACCCTGCTCATGAATTCAGGATAAAAGAAATCCTCAGGGAAATGCATCCAGGCTGCAAAGTAGAGCTCGGGCATAAGGTTTCGGGGAAGCTAAACTTTCCGAGAAGGATTGCAACTTCCATGCTGGCTTCTGCAACAGGGGAGCGCTACCGGGAGTTTGTTGCAGAGATCAAAAAAGCCCTTGAGGAAAGGAAAATCAGGGCTCCTGTATACATCCTTAAGGCGGATGGGGGGACTCTCCCTATTGAAAAATCCATAGAGTTCCCTGTGGAAACTATTTTTTCGGGGCCTGCAGCAAGTACGATTGGAGCTCTTGCCCTTACTCCTGAGGGGCATACATCTGTTGTGGTGGATATAGGCGGAACCACGACCGACCTTGCCCTTATACTTTCGGGAAAACCGCTTGTCGCGTCCAAAGGCGCAAAACTCGGCAACTTCCTGACCCATGTCCGGGCTTTTGCCGTCCGTTCGATAGCGGTAGGAGGAGACAGCATTGTAAGGGTCAGGGAAACAGATCGCGGGACCAAAATAACCATTGGCCCGGAAAGGGCAGGTCCTGCTTACTGCATGGGAGGAAAGGAGCCAACCCCTACGGATGCCCTGAGAGTGCTCGGGCTTGTTGAGGTAGGAGACCCGGAACGTGCAAAAGAGGCTATTGCATCTGTCGCCTCCAGCCTCGGAAAACCTGGGACTGAAACCGCTTCCCTTATAGTGGACATAACTGCAGGGATGATTGAAAAAGCCGTCAGGGAAATGTTTCTCGAATGGGAACAGGAACCTGCTTACAGGATCTGGGAAGTTCTGCAGAAGAAAAAAGAAAGGCCTGAAAATGTGGTAGGAATCGGAGGAGGTGCAAAAGGCTTGATTTCAGCAGTCGCGGAAAAGCTGAACGCAAAACCGATTATTCCCAGACATTCGGAAGTAGGAAATGCCATAGGGGCAGCTGTTGCAAGGCCCACACTTACCCTTAACCTGCGCATCGATACACAGCTGAAGGTCTATTCGGTAGCAGAAGATGGAGAGATCGTAAGCCTTAACTCAACGGATATTGGGAATTTCAATAAAATGCGCTCAGAGGAAGCTGAAGCCCTTGCAAAAGAACTTCTCAGAGACCGCGCAAAAAGGTTTGGGATTTCGGAGTATGCAGACGAAGCCGAAATTTCGAACAGTGAGGTCTTTAACGTGGTTGAGGGCTGGTTTACTGCAGGGCGGCTTTTTGATGTGAGTATGCAGATCCCGGCAGGCCTGATCCCCGAATGGAGGAGGGAAAAAGTATGA